The genomic DNA CCATCGAGAAACTCTCCCTCAACGACTCGGCCTTCACCTTCCAGGCCGTCCACTCCGAGGCCCTCGGCTTCGGATTCCGCTGCGGCTTCCTTGGGCTGCTGCACATGGACATCGTGCAGGAGCGCCTCGAGCGCGAGGGCGGCGTGCAGGTCGTCCAGACCGCGCCGACCGTGTCGTACCTCGTCACCACGAAGGGCAAGGGCGGCGAGCTGGTCGAGCAGGAGATCCACAACCCGGCGGACCTGCCGGATGCGGGCGTGATCGAGGAGATCAAGGAGCCGATCTGCCGCGTGGATTTGATTCTGCCGAAGGACAAGATCGGCGACATCATGAAGCTCTGCATGGAACGGCGGGGCATCTACAAGTCGCAGACCTTCGTCTCCGACACGCGCGAGATGCTGTCGTTCCACATCCCGCTCGCTGAGATCATCTACGACTTCTACGACAAGCTGAAGGGCATCACCAGCGGCTACGGCACCATGGACTACGAGATCATCGGCTATGAGCCCGATCGCCTCGTCAAGGTCGACATCCTCATCAACGGCGACCCGGTGCAGGCCCTCGCGCTGATCACGCACAAGGACAAGTCCGAGCAGCGCGGCCGCCAGATCCTCTCAAAGCTCCGGGGCCAGATCCCCCGCCACCAGTTCGAGATCCCGCTCCAGGCCGCGATCGGCGGCAAGATCATCGCCCGCGAGACCATCAAGGCCTTCCGCAAGGACGTCACCGCCAAGTGCTACGGCGGCGACGTCTCTCGTAAGCGCAAGCTGCTCGAGAAGCAGAAGGAAGGCAAGAAGCGGATGAAGAACGTGGGCTCCGTGAACATCCCGCAGGAGGCGTTCATGGCGGTGCTGGATACGAGTGAGGATTAATCGTGACGACTCCTCGTGATGTCGCTCAGCAATACATCGCGATGCCGCGAGACTGCTTCATTATGGGATTCGACAAGGTTCATGGTCGCCAACGCTGGCGCGGCCCCGATGGACGGCTCTACGAATGGGATCGGCGTCACGGCCATGTCGAAATGTACAATGCGAATGGCCGCCACCTCGGTGTTCTCGACTCCTCTGGCAAGTCTATCAAGCACGCCGTGAAAGGCAGGGTCATCGATGTCTGATCATAACTCTTTTATTGAGAAATGTCTCAGTGGCGATGCCTTACTTACGGACATTGATCATTACGTTAACGAATGGCACGCATCGGACTCGTCAAGCACGCTCGCGGAGTATCTAGGAATGAGCTTCGACGAGTACACTGCTTGGATTGAGAACTCTGAAGTACTGCGATCAATTCTATTTGCACGGATGAAACGCATAGCATTCGATGACTACAAGACAGATGCTCGCTCGGTGTTGAACAAGCTCGCCGCGCGGGGGCTGCAGCCTGCTGAGGTACATACACTTGAAGAATGGCTCAAGAGGACGAATAGATTATAAGCCGATCGATATTGAACTGAGGTCGGAAGAGCGGCTAGCCAGACTAGTGCGACTTCGCGCGTCAAGTATCGTTCCGATAGAACTGGAGCGTTTGGCGGCGGAATATGCAGACGTTATCATTGACGATATTCCGATACAATGCGACGGACTTCTATACTTTCCTGAACATCGTCGCAGGCCATTGATTATTCTTCAACGAATGTCGAATGCAGAGCGTCGTAGATTCACTCTGGCCCATGAGCTTGGACATCTCCTAATACCCTGGCACATTGGCGAACGAATTCATACACATCGACAGTCCCTTGAGTATGTATCGGAGTATAACGACCCGTATCGACGACAAGAGGCCGAAGCCAATCGATTCGCATCAGAGCTGCTTATGCCGAGTGATTGGCTAGCTGAAAAGATGGGGTCGCTCTCGTTTGCAGCGCTATTGGATCAAACATCACGATGTCTTGTGTCATACGACGTTCAGGCGTACGCCATGGGACGACTGCTGCCGACTGATGCATTTGTGGCACTCTGCGGCGCCACGGGACGAATTATTCGTACAGCCAGCTCGCGCATGGATAAACTGACCATACCTGAAACGAATTCGTCAATCGTTGAGTATGTTCAAGTTAATGCTTGCAGCTACGAATGCGTCAATGTTCGGCACGATCGATCCATGTATATTGTGCAGTATGATTTGTCGTCACTTAGGCGTCCAGTCCTGAGTGGACGGCCATCGGAACAGATCCTGCGGGCAATGGTGGCGGATATCGACGATACACTTTCATTTCCGGTAGTTCAGAAGAGCATGGCAGGGGTTGTAGGTGCTGCCTGGGCTAAGTGGCGTATGGCGCCTCACGAAGAATTCGTGGCGTGCCTAGTGGATTTCTGTGCACGGCATCAAGTACTGAGGCCGCTCGCGGCTCACCCCGCCTTTCTTGATTATGTTTGGACGCGAGTTGGTGAACTGGCGTCCCGCCGATAACCTCACTCGGCATGTAGGCAGAAGAGATCAAGATATCTCGCGGCCTCCCTCATGCCACCTCGCACGTCGGCTTCGCGGCATCCTCGGTACTCTTCAGCCCGACAGGGCTGACAGTTGACAGCCGGGGTCAAAGGAGCACCGAAGGTGCGACCGCGACCCCCGGTAAACCCGCCGCGCAGCGACATCCCCGCCGCCCGAAGGACGCGTTCGTCGTGGTGCTGGGCGGACGCCCGCGCCTCGGTTCAATTCTCAGCCAACCCGCGCCTGCGACGCATTCCGATGCCGAGTCCCAAGGCCACGAGAGCGGGAGAAGCAGGAGTGGGAACGAGCACGATCGAGACGTTGTCGATCACGGGTCCGTACCCATCAGAATCGAGCACTTGAAATTCGAGCGTAGATACCGGGCCGGTTGCAACGAATATGTATGTGAGCCGGTCAAACGACGCTGGCTCTAACGTGCCCGGCCAGCCGCCTGTGAAGTGTTGATTTACCAGTGTTCCGATGGACACATGCGCAACGTTCGGCAAGTCGCCAGCGAATGCGTCGAACGACAACTCGTACGTGAGTCCCGGGACCGTGGGGATTGATTGCGACAGTGTTGGGAATAGGCCGGGCGGATTCTCGCCGATCAGATCGACCGCGTAGATCCCGTCCGTCGTTGTTCCCGGCGGCAGCAACTGCCAATGAACGCCCTTGTCACCCACGACACTCCAGCCGGTGATGTTCGTCATGCCGGTCGAGACGATCATGTAATTCGGGCGCGGGTCAGCATCGGTGTTGTTGTAGTCGCCAAGCTCAAAGCTGCCGTTTACCACGAGGTTGATGGATGCCTGAGCGCTCAACGCGCAGCAGCACCCTGAAAGAACAGTTATTGCAAGCAGACGCATCTGAACTCCTCCCATTCGTTGCCAAACCAGTGCCTCGAATCTCTCGTGGAAGCATACCAGATCCAGAAGGTGGCACAAGTCTCGTCATTGAATTCTCCGTCCGTCAAAGGCCGCATCCCTCCTCCACAGCGCAGCCCAGCGGGCCGCACGCGTGGAGCCGCGGGTACGCTGCGGTCGCCGTGTGGGAGGCAACAAGCGGAACCCGTGGAAGCCAGGCCACGCAGCGGCTTCCTTGGCGGAGCGGGGCGGACGCCCCCGACTCTGCTCTCCTGCTTCTCTCCTGTTTCTGGGTGGCCCGGCGGGCCGCGCGTGTGTAGCCACGGGTGGAGCGCCACCCGCTTCGGGCAAGCGGAACCCGTGGAAGTCGGACACACACAACCCCTCTTCTTCCTTCCTCCCGAGCCCCGGAGGGGCGACAGACGCCTTTGCGGACTCGCGCTGATTTGGCCTCGCGTTGATTGGTCTCGCCCTGAGACATCCTGCGCCCCGCCGAGGCGCGGGAGGATTGGGGCACGCCTTCCACGGGTTTCGGTCACTCGACGCTCGCGCGTCTCGCTCCCTCCACCCGCGGCTACACACCCCGGCTCCTTCGGAGCCGAGAGAGCGAAATCGGCGGGTGACGGATTCGCCCTTGCGCCGATCGGAGACATTCGTCGTGGAGCGGGGCGCATCGTGCCTGATGCCGCCGGCCTTTTTGCGATTGGTGCGCGCGAACACGACTTGGCAGTCGACTCGGTATGCTGTCGGCGCATGGACCTGCTCCTCGGTTTCGCTGATCCCACTCCGTCCGCTGCTCCCTCGTGGCTCACGATCAGCCCGCCCGTGCTGTTCTTCTTTCTCGGGGCAATCGCAACGCTCGCGGGCTCGAGGATCTCGATTCCCCGCGCGGTCACGAAGATGCTCTCGATCTATCTGCTGTGGGCGATCGGGTTCAAGGGCGGGGTGGAACTGGCGGCATCGGGGCTGACCGTCGAGGGCGGGCGCGCCATCGGCCTCGCCCTGGCACTGTCGCTCCTTACGCCGGTGCTGTCGTACGTGGTGTGTCGGCGACTCGTGAGCTCATTGAATGCCGCGGCGCTTGCGGCGTGCTACGGATCGGTGAGCGTGGTGACATTTCTGACGGCCTGCTCGGTGCTTGATCAGCGCGGCACGGCGTACGGCGGGCACATGGTCGCGGCGATGGCGCTGATGGAGGCGCCGGGGATCGTCGTGGCGCTCGTGCTGCTGCGTTTCGACCGGCGGGCCAGAGAGGCGGCGGGCGCGGGTCGCGGGCCGGGCGGATGGAAGACGGTGCTGCATGAGGCGTTGCTCAACGGGCCGGTGGTGGTTCTGCTGGGAAGTCTGGTGATCGGCATCGTCACGGGCGAGCGCGGCTACGGCGTGTTCAAGCCGCTGTGCACCGACGTGTTTCCCGGGGTGCTGGCGTTCTTCCTGCTCGACCTTGGCGTGCTGGCGGCGAGGCGACTGCCGGCGATCCGGCGCACGCCTTTGGCGGTGCCGGTCTTTGCGATCGTGGCGCCGGTGTTCTTTGCGGCACTGGCGATCGGGTCCGCGAGGATGCTGGGAGTCTCATCGGGTGATGCGGTGCTGCTCGCGGTTCTGGCGGCATCGGCCTCGTACATCGCGGCGCCGGCCGCGCTGCGCCTGGCGGTGCCGGGGGCGGATCCGGGCCTCTACGTTTCGATGTCTCTCGGGGTGACGTTCCCGTTCAACATTCTTGCGGGGATCCCGCTGTACTCGGCAGCGGTGGATGTTCTCTGGAAGTGAGGTCGCGCGGGTGGAGTGTGCCGCGGAAGGGGCAGGGGCGCGGGGTGTGGGACTCGGAGGCGTGCAGTAGTTTGGAGGGGGGAGGTGAGGGGGAGAAATGGCCAAAGGGCAAAGGGAGAAATGGCAAACGGAGTCGGGGGCGTCCGCCCCGCTGAGCGTTCGCGATCGCGTCGAGGCGATCGCGAGGGGTAGAAGCGGGAGGGCGCCCGGCGGGTGAACCGTCGGGCGGCGGAGAGCAAGGCAGAGTCGGGGGCGTCCGGGCCGCTCCAACTGAGGAAGCCGCTGCG from Phycisphaeraceae bacterium includes the following:
- a CDS encoding sodium-dependent bicarbonate transport family permease, yielding MDLLLGFADPTPSAAPSWLTISPPVLFFFLGAIATLAGSRISIPRAVTKMLSIYLLWAIGFKGGVELAASGLTVEGGRAIGLALALSLLTPVLSYVVCRRLVSSLNAAALAACYGSVSVVTFLTACSVLDQRGTAYGGHMVAAMALMEAPGIVVALVLLRFDRRAREAAGAGRGPGGWKTVLHEALLNGPVVVLLGSLVIGIVTGERGYGVFKPLCTDVFPGVLAFFLLDLGVLAARRLPAIRRTPLAVPVFAIVAPVFFAALAIGSARMLGVSSGDAVLLAVLAASASYIAAPAALRLAVPGADPGLYVSMSLGVTFPFNILAGIPLYSAAVDVLWK
- a CDS encoding DUF642 domain-containing protein, with protein sequence MRLLAITVLSGCCCALSAQASINLVVNGSFELGDYNNTDADPRPNYMIVSTGMTNITGWSVVGDKGVHWQLLPPGTTTDGIYAVDLIGENPPGLFPTLSQSIPTVPGLTYELSFDAFAGDLPNVAHVSIGTLVNQHFTGGWPGTLEPASFDRLTYIFVATGPVSTLEFQVLDSDGYGPVIDNVSIVLVPTPASPALVALGLGIGMRRRRGLAEN
- a CDS encoding ImmA/IrrE family metallo-endopeptidase; the encoded protein is MKNGSRGRIDYKPIDIELRSEERLARLVRLRASSIVPIELERLAAEYADVIIDDIPIQCDGLLYFPEHRRRPLIILQRMSNAERRRFTLAHELGHLLIPWHIGERIHTHRQSLEYVSEYNDPYRRQEAEANRFASELLMPSDWLAEKMGSLSFAALLDQTSRCLVSYDVQAYAMGRLLPTDAFVALCGATGRIIRTASSRMDKLTIPETNSSIVEYVQVNACSYECVNVRHDRSMYIVQYDLSSLRRPVLSGRPSEQILRAMVADIDDTLSFPVVQKSMAGVVGAAWAKWRMAPHEEFVACLVDFCARHQVLRPLAAHPAFLDYVWTRVGELASRR